From Ignavibacterium sp.:
CTGTCACTATTTGCGTTAAAATAATTTTTTACTGAGGAGTAAAGTGGCATTTAACATGCCTTTGCAGTTGTGCTTAAAAGCGAGTTGATAAAAGTAAATAATTTCTATCTATCCACTTTACACATAGGGGAATTACTTATGGCTAAAATAGCTATCATAGATGATGATCCTGATATCCTTGATGCAAGCAGTCTTGTTCTGCAATCAAAAGGATATGAAGTAATCACAGCCACAAATCCTGATGATGGTTACAAAATAATCAAAGAGCAAAATCCCGATCTCATCATTCTTGATGTAATGATGAACGAACCTGATGATGGTTTTTTCCTTGCTCAAAAATTAAGGAGAGAAAAATTAGAAACTCCGATTATAATGTACACATCCGTTTCAAAAACTTTGGGATTGGAATTTGCTGCCGGTGAAATGATTCCTGTTGATGATTTTGTTGAGAAACCTATCTCTCCTGAGACTTTAATTGACAAAGTTGAAAAACTATTAGCAATTCAATCAAAGGAGTAGAGTGAAATGTTAGTTGTAGAAAAAAACGCTCTCTCCGAAGAGATAGAGAGCTATGTAGAAAAATATGGGAATGATCGTTCGGCACTTCTGATGATTCTTCATGAAATTCAGAAGAAACACAGACACATTTCTGAATTTGCTCAGCAGGAAGTTGCACGATTACTTAATATTCATCCTGTAGAAGTTTACAGCGTTATATCTTTCTTTGCTTTCCTTAACACAAATCCAAAAGGCAGAAATCTTGTAAGAATTTGTCAGACAATTTCCTGTGATATGAAAGGAAAGAAACAGGTTGTTGAAGCAATCGAAAGAGAACTTGGAATTAAAATCGGCGAAACAACCAAAGACAATAAATTCACTGTTGAATATGCTAACTGTCTTGGACTGTGTGATATGGGACCTGCGATGGCAATTAACGATCAGGTTTTTGTTAATCTGACTCCGGAAAAAGCAGTTGAACTTTTGGCAAAGGTAAAGTGAGGTGAATATGCAGAATCATTTAGAAGTAAAACTTGGTGAGAAAAAAGACCGCAAAGGTCCGGTAATTTTCTCAGAGTATAAAAGAGGCGACGCAATAAGAAAAGCTTTATCAATGTCCCGCGAAGATATTTTGTTTGAATTGAAAGATTCAAAATTAAAAGGAAGAGGCGGAGCGGGATTTCCCACATCAACAAAATGGATGTTAACTGCAGCAGCAAAAGCTGAAAAGAAATTTATCATTTGTAATGCAGATGAAGGCGAACCCGGAACATTCAAAGACAGAGTTTTATTGATGGAATATCCTGAGCTTGTTTTTGATGGAATGGTTGTAGGCGGTTATACAATCGGAGCTCAGCTTGGTATCGTTTATCTACGTGGTGAGTATGAATATCTATTGAAACCGCTTGAAGATTATCTCGAAGGAATGAGAAAAGATAATCTTCTCGGAAAAAATATTCTTCGTAAAGAAGGATTTGATTTTGATATTGAAATTGTTCTAGGTTCAGGTGCTTATGTATGCGGTGAAGAAACAGCATTGATTGAATCACTTGAAGGTCATCGCGGCGAACCAAGAAATCGTCCACCTTATCCTATTAATACCGGATTTCTCGGAAGACCAACTTCTGTTAATAATGTTGAAACACTTGCGGCAGTTTCACACATTGTAGTTAAAGGCGGAAAGTGGTTCGCAAAATACGGAACTGATAAATCATCAGGTTCAAAATTATTTTCTGTCTCGGGCGATTGTGAACGACCTGGTGTTTATGAACTTCCGTGGGGAACAAAAGTATCTGAGTTACTTGAATTGGTTGGAGCTAAAAATGCAAAAGCTGTTCAGATTGGCGGAGCTTCCGGTCATTGCATACCCAAATCCCAATTCGACAGAACACTTGCTTATGAAGATATTCCAACAGGTGGCTCTGTGATGATTTTTAACGAAAGCAGAGATATGCTGAAAGTTCTCAAAAACTTTATGGAATTTTTTGTTGATGAATCATGCGGTCAATGCACGCCTTGCAGAATCGGAAATGTTAAGCTGCTTGAAGGAGTTGAAATGATTGAAAAGGGTAACTACACTTTTGCTCACATTAACAAACTGAAAGATCTCGGAAGAACGATGCAGCTTGCTTCAAAATGTGGATTGGGTCAGTCAAGCCCGAATCCATTCATTTCAATTTTAGAAAACTTTAAAGATGAAATTTTCAATCGCGGTAACGGAGGTAGAAATGGAAGATAAAAAATCATTACGCGCACCTGTTAGTCAGAAACCGCATGTAATTCCAAAGCCGGAACATCCTGAGTATTTAGGTGGAAGCATTACTGTTGAAATTAATGAAAAGAAAATAACTGTTCCTTTCGGTACAACAATACTTGAGGCTTGTAAACAGGCACAGATTCATATTCCAACGCTCTGTCATCACGAAGATTTATGTGTCGCAGGTGTTTGTCGTGTTTGTGTTGTTGAAGTTGAAGGAATGAGAACGCTTCAGGCTTCGTGTGCATTTCCGATAACTGCACCGATAAAAATTAAAACAACAACAAACGCAGTTCGCAAAGCAAGAAAGCATATCATTGATTTATTAATCAGTGAACATTATGGCGAATGTTATTCATGCTTCAGAAATAATAATTGTGAGCTACAATCACTTGCAAAAGAGTACGGTGTTGATCATTATAACTTTGGTCATGTTACTCAACCAAGATTTGAAGTTGATAATTCATCATACTCTGTTGTCAGAGATATGGATAAATGTGTGCTCTGTAAAAGATGCGTAAGAACATGTATTGATCTTCAGGAAGTTGGTGTACTGGAAGCAATAGATCGAGGACACAGAACTCACATAGGAACATTTTTGGAAAAACCTCTTGCTGAAGTAATCTGTATAAATTGTGGTCAGTGTATCAATCGTTGTCCCACAGGTGCATTGCGGGCAAACGATCCGAGAGATGAAATTTGGGCTGCAATTGATGACCCGACAAAACATGTAGTTATCCAAACAGCTCCGTCTCCTCGTGCAGCAATCGGTGAAGAGTTTGGACAAGGTCCCGGTAAATCATTTACAGGTGAGTTAAATACTGCTTTGCGAAGAATCGGATTTGACAAAGTATTTGATACAAACTTCACCGCTGATTTAACAATTATTGAAGAAGGCACAGAACTTATTCTTCGTCTGTACAAAGCTCTTGTGAAAAAAGAAAAAGTTGCTCTTCCTCAGTTTACATCCTGTTCACCAGGTTGGGTAAAATATCTTGAACATTTTTATCCGGAATACATTGATAATCTGAGCTCTGCGAAGTCTCCACAGCAAATGTTCGGTGCATTGATAAAGACTTTCTATGCAGAGAAAACCGGAATTGATCCTGCTAATATTGTGTCAGTTGCACTAATGCCTTGCTCTGCAAAGAAATTTGAATGCAACAGACCTGAGATGAATTCAAGTGGATACAAAGATGTTGATTATGGTTTAACAACAAGAGAACTTGCACAGATGATAAAAGAAGCAGGAATCTTTTTGCCGGAAATGCCTCAATCACATTTTGATGATCCTTTTGGTGAAGCTTCAGGTGCAGGATTAATTTTTGGTGCAACGGGCGGAGTGATGGAAGCTGCCCTAAGGTCTGTGATAGAATTTGTAACAGGGAAAAGAGTTGAAGATGTTTATGCAAATGCAGACATTACTCCTGTGCGCGGATTTGAAGGAATTCGTTATGCCGAAATTCCAATTACTGAAGTTGGTCCGGTCCCAAAACTTTTGCAGCACTTAGTCCCTGACTGGAATTGGCTTAAAGGTGCAACACTTAAAATTGCAGTGTGTCACGGAACAGCAAATGCAAAGAAAGTAATGGAAGATATTAAAGCTGGTGGTAAGTTCAGCGAATGTCATTTCATAGAATTTATGGCTTGTCCCGGTGGTTGCTTGGGAGGTGGTGGACAACCAATTCCGACTAATGAAGAAATAAGAAAGAAGAGAGCCGAAGCAATTTATAATGAAGATAAATCATTGCCTGTAAGAAAGTCTCACGAAAACAGACATATAACAGAGTTATATGATTTATTCTTAACTGATGGACCTTGCGGACATAAATCTCATAAACTGCTTCATACTCATTATGTAAAAAGAGGTAAGTATATAGCGTAGATAAACTTGTATAGCGCGGAACTTGTCAAGTTTTTCGATCAATAAGGATAGGTTGGAAATCATTGTTGATCTTAACAGCTTTAATTTTTTATAAATTGATTAAGTTGGAATAATGTGCTATATTAAGTCCGTAAAAAGACAAAATACGGAGCTGTTATGAAAAACATAAATATATCTAATGATATAATTCCTGTTGGCGAGTTCAAATCGAAATTAGCTTTTTTTCTTAAAGAAATTCAGAACAAAGGAAATACTTTAGTAATTACGCAAAACGGTAGACCGGCAGGAGTTTTATTATCTCCTGCCGAGTTTGATGAGCTCAGGAAGACTAAAGAATTTATCGAATCTGTTGCCCGTGGATTATCTGATGCTGAGAAAGGTGATGTTATATCCAGTACTGAGCTAAAAGCTTTAATCAGAAAATAGCTCTTTTAATTAAATGAAAGTTTATTGGACAAAAGAAGCAGTAGAGCGATTAAATGAAATCAAATTATTTATTATGAAAGATAATCCTATCGCTGCGGAAAAATTAATTGATAAGCTTATTACTCTTGCTGAAAGTTTGTCCAAAAATCCTGAAAGAGGACGAATAGTTCCTGAGTTTTCAATTAAAGTTATCAGAGAATTATTATATAAAAATTACAGAATTGTTTATTTGTTAAAAAAGAGAAGAATAGAAATACTTACAGTATTCGAAGGTCATCGTTTAATTCATAAGGAAGAAATAAATAATATAAAAATTTCTTAAAAAAGATTGATACACTATTAAGTTTATGTTCTTTTTTAATTTACTGTAGGGGAGAATGATTAAACTTATTCCTGATTGGGCTGTTCACGATGAAGAGTTCTGGCTGTCGATAAGACGGCGGAATCTCTGGTTCATAAAACTGCGTTATGCTACGGTGGTGATTCTTGCTTTGTTTATGGTCTCTTATAAATTTTTTCTTTCAATTGAACTAAGCGATGATCAGATTTCTTCTCTTCAATATTGTACTGCATTCATTCTTTTATATAATATCACACTTCATTATATAAGAAAATTTCTCAAACACGAATCAGAATCATTCAATCCGCTTCATCTTTCCATCGTACAGATGATACTTGATTTGTCAATGCTTCTGATACTCATTTATTACTCGGGTGGAGTTGAGTCCCCGCTAATTTTCTTCCTGATATTTCATATGATAGTTGGAAGTCTGATTCTTCCCGGCATAATTGTTTATTCATTTGCATTTGCTGTTCTTTTCGTTTTTTGGGGAATTACAGTTGGTGAGTATTATGGATTATTTGACCATCAACATATCAAGGGGTTTATTCCTTTTCACTTACATCAGGATTTTAATTATGTGTTATCTGTGAACATAGTTTTTGCTATGGTTATTCTGATAACAGTTGTGCTTACAAATAATATTGCGCGACAGCTTTATCAGAAGGAACAACAGCTTTATTCTTACATTGATAAACTAAATCAGGCAGAAAAAGAAAAGACAAAATACATTCTTGGTGTTGTGCACGAAATTAAAACTCCGCTTAATGCAATGCATTCTTATCTTGATTTGGTTTTACAAAAATTTCTCGGACCTTTAGATGAAGCTGTTGAAGAAAAACTGAAACGCGCAAAGAAAAGATCAGACGAAGCTTTGGAAATGATTAACACTGTTCTGAAAGTTTCTCAGATGAAACTTATGGATCAGGTTAATGAAGAAGAGTTTGAAATGATAGATTTATTAAAATCTGCAATCCGGAGACATTCACAATTTGCAGAGTCAAAATCAGTTGAGATAAAGCTTATTGATGAAAGAAAAGAATACTGTAAAATAAAGGGAGATCAGTTTCTGATTCTTATTGCATTTTCAAATCTTCTTGGCAATGCAATTAAGTACAATTATGAAAACGGAAAAGTTGAAGTAAAACTTTATAATAAAGATAAAACCTGCTTCGTTGAATTCTGTGACAATGGTCCGGGCATTCCAAAGGATGAGCAGGAAAAAATTTTTCAGGATTTCTTCCGTGCAAGCAATATTAGAAAAATGGTTACCGAAGGAGCCGGACTTGGTTTGTCATTTGTTAAAGAGATAATTGAAAAACATCACGGCACAATTAAACTGCAAAGCCCATCACGGCTCCAGGAAACGGGAAAACCCGGCGCTTGTTTTATTGTTTCGTTGCCTTGCGTGTAACTTTTTTTGTTCCCTTTAATTTCTTTTCTACTTTTTCGCCATCAAAAATACTTATATCAATAAGCTTTGAAGCAACGCCTTTAACCAGAGATACTTTGCGCGCAAGCTCTTCCATCTTTTTTCTGTCGCCATAAAGTTCAAGTATCAGCAACCCTTCGTCGCTGCAATTTTCCATTACACCGTCGTGAATCCCTAATCTTGTTTTAATCATACAGCCCCATCCGGTCAAAACTTTCTGAACCTGAACTGCTGCCTGCTTTCTGTTTCCAATGAGAATTAAAAGAATTGTTTTCATAAATATTCCCCTTAAAGTCTGTTTGAATTTACATTTCAAACATAAATAATGTTAGGGTTCTTTTGTTTGCTATTTGTAAACTTAATTTTTAATTAAAATTTGCTTCATTCGTCAATTTGGTCGCAACTCATCTTTTTCGTCGAACATTTTTAATTTTGAATGGATTTATCCGTGATATAGTGAATTTTTCTCTGGCACTCTCTTTGGGAAATTCAAATCAGGAGGAACAATTATGAAAACATTATTGATAATATTCTTTATCATATCGGGTTTAGCTTTTGCGCAGACATCACCCGATTCAGTCAGAAACAAAGAAATGAATCGTGAGCAAAATCAGATTCAACTTCAGCAGAAAGAGACTAACAGAATTCAGGAAAGAGTTGGTTCAAAAGAAAATCCGGAAGATGGAAAAAATATTAACAGACCAAAGATGGATGTGTTCATTGATAAAGATGGTGATGGAATCTGCGATAACCGTCAAAGTGGACTTAGCTTTAATAAGATGCGAAACAGAAAAGGAAGTGGTAGTCAGAAAGGTCCTGGTGGTCCACACGGCTCTGGTTCTGGTAGTGGTTCCGGAAGTGGTTCACAACAACAAAATGGTTATCATGGTGGAAAGTAAAATTTATGATTAAGAATTCTCTCCTGCCAATTTTTCTTCTGATAAATTTATTTCTTCTTAATTCGGAAATTCATTCTCAGTTTAATTTTTATACCGGCTATCAGTTAATTTATGATGACAATATCTATAACAATTATCTGAACACTTCTGATCTGATTAACAATCTTCAAATCGGTACTGCTTACAATTTTGAAAGTGAAATCAACAATCTTCAGTTTTATTATGAAGGTGTTTTAGGTGATTACAAAACAAACAAAATAAAATCATTTAATTCCAATAAAGTCGGAATCGTTAACACTCATCTTTTTTCAGAAGATTATAATCCGTTGAACATCGGAGTTAACTATTCTTTTAGAAATAATCGCGATGAGTTTGAAGTTTATAATTTCAGACAGATTTCAGCTTATATTAATTACAGACATTCATTATCAGAAACGAATTTCATTTTGCCAGGATATATTTTTCTGCGAAATGAATACACGAACTTCAGTGTGTTCTCAAATTATGAACATAAAGCATTCCTAAAATGGATTTCAAATTTTGAGAGCGAAACTTCGTTAATGATATCATCTGAGTTTAATTACAAAAATTATTTTGATAAGTACAACTTTGAAGGTTATGCAAATGATGGTTCGTTCATAAAATTTCATCTTAATATAGCTCAATCCTTTTCTGAAAATACCGGTGGAAATATTTTCTTGATATATAGAAAAAATCTTACCGATAAGAGTCGCTATGTGGTAAACGATTCATTGATTTATTATGAAGAAGAAATTTTTAATGACTTATATGCCTTCGATAGTTTTGATGCTGGAATTGGCTTCACAAAAATATTTGGAGATGATGTAAAGCTTAGCTCTGAACTGAGATATTCAGGAAGATTTTTCAATGGCTTGTTTGCTGCAGATTTATTTGGAACTGAACTGAACGAATTAAGAAAAGATAATCAATTTAGTTTTGGATTAGGGATTGAGTACGATCTTGATAGATTTATAAGTGGATTTGTCTTATCTGCAACATTTAATTATATAAGGAATAAGTCGAACGATTTTTATTATGATTACTCGAATACAATTTTTTCATTTTCAATTGATTATGGCTTTTAGTCCCCGAATTTTTTAATTCCATACTTCTGCATTTTATATCTCAGATTTCTCTCTGTAATTCCGAGCATTCTACCTGCAAGCGATTGATTTCCGTTTGCTCTCATCAGAGCATCATAAATTAATTTTTTCTCAAGTGCCTCAACCTGTTCGTTAAGTGTTTTGTTCTCATCAAGAATCGGATCAGTTTCGGTTTTAAATCCTTTAACATTTGAGGGAAGATCATTAACTGTGATAATGTTTTGTCGAGA
This genomic window contains:
- a CDS encoding response regulator, which gives rise to MAKIAIIDDDPDILDASSLVLQSKGYEVITATNPDDGYKIIKEQNPDLIILDVMMNEPDDGFFLAQKLRREKLETPIIMYTSVSKTLGLEFAAGEMIPVDDFVEKPISPETLIDKVEKLLAIQSKE
- a CDS encoding NAD(P)H-dependent oxidoreductase subunit E; protein product: MLVVEKNALSEEIESYVEKYGNDRSALLMILHEIQKKHRHISEFAQQEVARLLNIHPVEVYSVISFFAFLNTNPKGRNLVRICQTISCDMKGKKQVVEAIERELGIKIGETTKDNKFTVEYANCLGLCDMGPAMAINDQVFVNLTPEKAVELLAKVK
- a CDS encoding NADH-ubiquinone oxidoreductase-F iron-sulfur binding region domain-containing protein; this encodes MQNHLEVKLGEKKDRKGPVIFSEYKRGDAIRKALSMSREDILFELKDSKLKGRGGAGFPTSTKWMLTAAAKAEKKFIICNADEGEPGTFKDRVLLMEYPELVFDGMVVGGYTIGAQLGIVYLRGEYEYLLKPLEDYLEGMRKDNLLGKNILRKEGFDFDIEIVLGSGAYVCGEETALIESLEGHRGEPRNRPPYPINTGFLGRPTSVNNVETLAAVSHIVVKGGKWFAKYGTDKSSGSKLFSVSGDCERPGVYELPWGTKVSELLELVGAKNAKAVQIGGASGHCIPKSQFDRTLAYEDIPTGGSVMIFNESRDMLKVLKNFMEFFVDESCGQCTPCRIGNVKLLEGVEMIEKGNYTFAHINKLKDLGRTMQLASKCGLGQSSPNPFISILENFKDEIFNRGNGGRNGR
- a CDS encoding NADH-dependent [FeFe] hydrogenase, group A6, whose amino-acid sequence is MEDKKSLRAPVSQKPHVIPKPEHPEYLGGSITVEINEKKITVPFGTTILEACKQAQIHIPTLCHHEDLCVAGVCRVCVVEVEGMRTLQASCAFPITAPIKIKTTTNAVRKARKHIIDLLISEHYGECYSCFRNNNCELQSLAKEYGVDHYNFGHVTQPRFEVDNSSYSVVRDMDKCVLCKRCVRTCIDLQEVGVLEAIDRGHRTHIGTFLEKPLAEVICINCGQCINRCPTGALRANDPRDEIWAAIDDPTKHVVIQTAPSPRAAIGEEFGQGPGKSFTGELNTALRRIGFDKVFDTNFTADLTIIEEGTELILRLYKALVKKEKVALPQFTSCSPGWVKYLEHFYPEYIDNLSSAKSPQQMFGALIKTFYAEKTGIDPANIVSVALMPCSAKKFECNRPEMNSSGYKDVDYGLTTRELAQMIKEAGIFLPEMPQSHFDDPFGEASGAGLIFGATGGVMEAALRSVIEFVTGKRVEDVYANADITPVRGFEGIRYAEIPITEVGPVPKLLQHLVPDWNWLKGATLKIAVCHGTANAKKVMEDIKAGGKFSECHFIEFMACPGGCLGGGGQPIPTNEEIRKKRAEAIYNEDKSLPVRKSHENRHITELYDLFLTDGPCGHKSHKLLHTHYVKRGKYIA
- a CDS encoding type II toxin-antitoxin system Phd/YefM family antitoxin, coding for MKNINISNDIIPVGEFKSKLAFFLKEIQNKGNTLVITQNGRPAGVLLSPAEFDELRKTKEFIESVARGLSDAEKGDVISSTELKALIRK
- a CDS encoding type II toxin-antitoxin system RelE/ParE family toxin, yielding MKVYWTKEAVERLNEIKLFIMKDNPIAAEKLIDKLITLAESLSKNPERGRIVPEFSIKVIRELLYKNYRIVYLLKKRRIEILTVFEGHRLIHKEEINNIKIS
- a CDS encoding HAMP domain-containing sensor histidine kinase: MIKLIPDWAVHDEEFWLSIRRRNLWFIKLRYATVVILALFMVSYKFFLSIELSDDQISSLQYCTAFILLYNITLHYIRKFLKHESESFNPLHLSIVQMILDLSMLLILIYYSGGVESPLIFFLIFHMIVGSLILPGIIVYSFAFAVLFVFWGITVGEYYGLFDHQHIKGFIPFHLHQDFNYVLSVNIVFAMVILITVVLTNNIARQLYQKEQQLYSYIDKLNQAEKEKTKYILGVVHEIKTPLNAMHSYLDLVLQKFLGPLDEAVEEKLKRAKKRSDEALEMINTVLKVSQMKLMDQVNEEEFEMIDLLKSAIRRHSQFAESKSVEIKLIDERKEYCKIKGDQFLILIAFSNLLGNAIKYNYENGKVEVKLYNKDKTCFVEFCDNGPGIPKDEQEKIFQDFFRASNIRKMVTEGAGLGLSFVKEIIEKHHGTIKLQSPSRLQETGKPGACFIVSLPCV